One part of the Aurantibacillus circumpalustris genome encodes these proteins:
- a CDS encoding cyanophycinase, translating to MIKPKGRLIIIGGCVDKGSFTSGPEENTPQNLKFFEKGILKRMITESLNGDHSKIEIITTASSIPKEVGEEYIDAFKQLGITDAQVLDIRTREEANDPANIERLRKADIVMFTGGDQLRLTSIFGGTQFHHLLLERYENEHFVISGTSAGAAASSNNMIYQGSSTEALLKGEVKITGGLGFINNVIIDTHFVRRGRIGRLMYACASNPINLGIGLGEDTGLLIKDGHSMEAIGSGLVILVDGTHMRHTNITDVQMGEPVSIENLAVNVLSFGDKFDLKTKTMNFHDIIKTAEAE from the coding sequence ATGATTAAGCCAAAAGGGAGATTAATAATTATTGGAGGATGCGTTGATAAAGGAAGTTTTACGAGCGGCCCTGAAGAAAATACACCACAAAATTTAAAGTTTTTTGAAAAAGGAATTTTAAAACGTATGATCACAGAATCTTTGAATGGCGATCATTCTAAAATTGAAATTATAACAACAGCCAGTTCTATTCCAAAAGAAGTTGGAGAAGAATACATTGACGCCTTTAAACAACTAGGCATTACAGATGCACAAGTACTTGACATACGTACCCGGGAAGAGGCAAATGATCCGGCAAATATAGAGCGTTTGAGAAAAGCCGACATCGTAATGTTTACTGGAGGAGATCAATTACGTTTAACTTCTATTTTTGGAGGTACACAATTTCATCATTTATTACTAGAACGTTACGAAAACGAACATTTTGTTATTTCAGGAACCTCAGCAGGCGCTGCTGCAAGCTCTAATAACATGATTTATCAAGGCAGTAGCACTGAAGCCTTATTAAAAGGAGAAGTGAAAATTACAGGCGGTTTAGGTTTTATTAATAATGTTATTATTGATACACACTTCGTAAGGCGTGGGCGCATTGGTCGCTTGATGTATGCTTGTGCCAGCAATCCGATAAATCTTGGCATTGGTTTAGGAGAAGATACCGGCTTATTAATTAAGGATGGGCATTCTATGGAGGCCATCGGATCAGGGTTAGTTATTCTTGTGGATGGTACGCACATGCGTCATACAAATATTACCGATGTGCAAATGGGCGAACCTGTATCTATTGAGAATTTAGCGGTTAATGTCTTGTCTTTTGGAGATAAGTTTGATCTTAAAACAAAGACCATGAATTTTCATGACATCATTAAAACTGCTGAGGCAGAATAA
- a CDS encoding isoaspartyl peptidase/L-asparaginase family protein has product MNKFAIAIHGGAGTILRSSMTPEKEIAYQEGLKSAIFSGEAILKKGGASFEAVETAIRTLEDNPLFNAGKGAVFTHNGKHEMDASIMNGLDLSAGAVAGVQNIKNPISLARSVMEQSEHVLLAGSGAIEFAKKTNAVFMPDDYFFVQLRYDQLQQALKSDSIVMDHTLPDDKKFGTVGAVALDVHGNLAAGTSTGGMTNKKHGRVGDTPIIGAGTYANNKTCAISCTGHGEFFIRSVVAYDISCLIEYKGLSLKEACELVVKKKLVEIGGEGGLIALDTKGNIEFPFNSEGMYRASLKEGEKPFIGIYND; this is encoded by the coding sequence ATGAATAAATTCGCCATTGCCATACACGGTGGAGCAGGCACAATACTTCGCTCTTCTATGACTCCTGAAAAAGAAATTGCTTACCAAGAAGGTCTAAAATCAGCTATATTTTCCGGAGAAGCAATCCTTAAAAAGGGGGGTGCTAGTTTTGAAGCAGTAGAAACTGCAATTCGGACATTAGAAGATAATCCTTTGTTTAATGCCGGAAAAGGGGCGGTTTTTACGCATAATGGTAAACATGAAATGGATGCCTCTATTATGAACGGTTTAGATTTAAGCGCTGGGGCTGTGGCTGGTGTTCAAAACATCAAAAATCCAATAAGTTTAGCTCGATCCGTTATGGAGCAATCAGAGCATGTGCTGCTTGCTGGATCTGGAGCAATTGAATTTGCAAAAAAAACAAATGCTGTATTTATGCCCGACGACTACTTTTTTGTGCAATTACGTTACGATCAATTACAACAGGCTTTAAAGAGCGACAGTATAGTAATGGATCACACTTTGCCAGACGATAAAAAATTTGGCACTGTTGGTGCTGTCGCCTTAGATGTTCATGGAAACCTTGCAGCTGGAACGAGTACTGGAGGAATGACGAACAAAAAACATGGTCGGGTGGGTGACACCCCTATTATTGGAGCAGGAACATATGCCAATAATAAAACCTGCGCTATTTCTTGCACAGGACATGGAGAATTTTTTATCCGTTCGGTTGTGGCGTACGACATTTCGTGTCTTATTGAGTATAAAGGACTTTCATTAAAAGAAGCGTGTGAGCTTGTAGTTAAAAAGAAACTAGTAGAAATAGGTGGAGAAGGAGGTTTAATAGCTCTTGATACCAAAGGAAACATTGAATTTCCTTTCAATTCTGAAGGCATGTATAGAGCTTCACTAAAAGAAGGCGAAAAACCATTTATCGGAATTTACAACGACTAA
- a CDS encoding DUF6089 family protein gives MLKRNKHLILVINLILISFSALDAQKGYKLEFGILTGVSNYLGEIGGREQKARPTFLDLKLAKTRWNEGVYFRYKFHPSLAVRVAFNYLRISGEDNLSLNEGRRYRNLSFRNDIYDLETTLNWLFFDSKKPVGYYARTSVYFTAYLFAGAGVFHHNPKTLYQGSWIALQPYKTEGVAYSRWGYCVPVGLGFYVTLSKRRRTHRIGIEINWRYTNTDYLDDISTTYKSPAELPSSTSVALSNRNPELTKQPDNFAANYGWHGVDASGNPINQAPRGNPDNKDSYVSLNITYGIAIRSIFLKSKGRRIRTVSF, from the coding sequence ATGTTAAAACGTAATAAGCATTTAATTCTTGTTATTAACTTAATTTTAATCTCCTTTTCAGCACTTGATGCGCAAAAAGGGTACAAATTAGAGTTTGGAATACTTACAGGTGTTTCAAATTATTTAGGTGAAATTGGTGGTCGCGAGCAAAAAGCACGCCCTACATTTTTAGATTTAAAACTCGCTAAAACCCGTTGGAACGAAGGGGTTTATTTCCGCTACAAATTTCATCCTAGCTTAGCTGTAAGAGTTGCATTCAATTACTTAAGGATTTCCGGCGAAGATAATCTTTCTCTTAACGAAGGGAGACGCTACAGAAATCTTAGTTTCAGAAATGATATTTATGATCTTGAAACAACCTTAAACTGGTTATTTTTCGATTCAAAAAAACCGGTAGGGTATTACGCACGTACCAGTGTATACTTCACTGCTTATTTATTTGCTGGCGCTGGAGTTTTTCACCATAATCCCAAAACATTATACCAAGGATCTTGGATTGCATTGCAGCCCTATAAAACCGAAGGAGTTGCCTATTCTCGTTGGGGCTATTGTGTACCCGTTGGTTTAGGGTTTTATGTTACTCTCAGTAAACGTCGTCGCACGCACCGCATCGGAATAGAAATCAACTGGCGCTACACAAATACCGATTATCTTGACGATATTTCTACTACTTATAAAAGTCCAGCAGAGTTACCAAGTTCAACTTCTGTGGCCTTATCGAACAGAAATCCAGAGTTAACAAAACAACCTGATAATTTTGCCGCTAACTATGGTTGGCACGGAGTTGATGCGTCTGGAAATCCTATTAATCAAGCTCCAAGAGGGAATCCTGATAACAAAGATTCTTACGTTTCTTTGAACATAACTTACGGCATTGCCATCAGGTCTATTTTTCTGAAAAGTAAAGGAAGAAGAATCAGAACTGTTTCTTTTTAA
- a CDS encoding OsmC family protein: MKRFATANWQGTGKEGKGNLTSQSTVLNKTHYSFSSRFEEGVGTNPEELIAAAHAGCFTMKLSFNLSSAGFPPANIDTKCDITLDPAKGEITNSHLTVNAKVPGISKEKFDELVADAKTNCPISKLLKTEITYTASLEG; this comes from the coding sequence ATGAAAAGATTTGCAACAGCCAATTGGCAGGGAACAGGAAAGGAAGGCAAAGGAAACTTAACTTCTCAAAGTACGGTTTTAAATAAAACACACTATTCATTTAGTTCAAGATTTGAAGAGGGAGTAGGTACAAACCCTGAAGAACTTATAGCGGCGGCACACGCGGGATGTTTTACCATGAAACTTAGTTTTAATTTAAGCAGCGCTGGATTTCCACCTGCAAATATTGATACAAAATGCGATATTACATTGGATCCAGCTAAGGGAGAAATTACCAATTCGCACTTAACAGTGAACGCTAAAGTGCCAGGAATTAGTAAAGAAAAGTTTGATGAGTTAGTAGCAGACGCTAAAACAAATTGCCCAATATCAAAACTCCTTAAGACGGAAATAACTTATACTGCCAGTCTGGAAGGTTAA
- a CDS encoding glycosyltransferase, translating into MIQSVLIIGKVWPEPSSSAAGSRIMQLIQLFQTQNWVIFFASAANESEHQADIRKIGVKTCPIELNDASFDAFIKELDPNIVLFDRFTTEEQYGWRVAEQCPNALRMLDTEDLHCLRAARHKALKENRTYETADLFSTVSKREIASVYRCDLSLIISLHEMDLLKEVFKVDIALLHYVPFLFDSIGEKQIAAWPNFSERKSFISIGNFLHEPNWDAVLFLKQDVWPLIRKLMPKAEMNVYGAYPSHKVFELHNPKEGFLIKGRANDVGEVMSTARVCLAPLRFGAGLKGKLVDAMMNGTPSVTTDIGAESMNGKLAWNGEIANNAEEIAIAAVNLYSDKNLWEQAQENGISIINACYSKEKHGTDLISKIHFVSDNLIKHRLKNFIGEMLMQHTTSSSRYMSLWIEAKNKVINS; encoded by the coding sequence ATGATCCAAAGCGTCTTAATTATTGGTAAAGTGTGGCCAGAACCATCTTCCTCGGCAGCAGGTAGCCGTATTATGCAGCTTATTCAATTATTCCAAACGCAAAATTGGGTAATTTTCTTTGCCAGTGCAGCTAATGAGAGCGAGCATCAGGCAGATATTAGAAAGATTGGTGTTAAAACATGTCCTATCGAATTAAACGATGCTAGCTTTGATGCTTTCATCAAAGAGCTGGATCCTAACATTGTTTTATTCGATCGTTTTACTACCGAAGAGCAATATGGTTGGCGCGTAGCAGAACAATGTCCTAATGCGCTTAGAATGTTAGATACAGAGGACTTACATTGTTTAAGGGCTGCGCGGCATAAAGCTTTGAAAGAAAACAGAACCTATGAAACAGCGGATCTTTTCAGCACAGTTTCTAAACGGGAAATAGCAAGCGTTTATCGCTGTGATCTTTCGTTGATTATTTCTTTACACGAAATGGATTTATTGAAAGAAGTTTTTAAAGTGGATATAGCTTTGTTGCATTATGTCCCATTTTTGTTTGACTCTATTGGGGAAAAACAAATTGCAGCATGGCCAAATTTTTCAGAAAGGAAAAGCTTTATAAGCATCGGAAATTTTTTACATGAACCAAATTGGGACGCTGTTCTTTTTTTAAAACAAGATGTTTGGCCACTTATTCGTAAACTAATGCCAAAAGCTGAGATGAATGTATACGGAGCTTATCCTTCGCATAAGGTTTTCGAGCTACATAATCCAAAAGAAGGATTTTTGATTAAAGGCAGAGCAAATGATGTTGGAGAGGTTATGTCTACTGCACGAGTATGTCTTGCGCCCTTACGTTTTGGCGCAGGTTTAAAAGGTAAATTAGTGGACGCGATGATGAATGGCACACCAAGTGTTACAACTGATATCGGTGCAGAATCAATGAATGGGAAGTTGGCTTGGAACGGTGAAATTGCAAACAACGCAGAAGAAATTGCAATAGCTGCTGTAAACTTATATTCCGATAAAAATCTTTGGGAACAAGCGCAAGAAAATGGTATTAGTATTATTAACGCTTGTTATTCAAAAGAAAAACACGGCACGGATCTAATTTCAAAAATACATTTCGTAAGCGACAATCTCATAAAGCACCGTTTAAAAAATTTTATAGGGGAAATGTTGATGCAACACACAACTTCTAGTTCACGTTACATGTCGCTTTGGATTGAAGCGAAAAATAAGGTCATTAATAGTTGA
- a CDS encoding S1/P1 nuclease, translating to MKKGFFILTFFLLFSHLSYSWNHQGHRLVALIARSQLDDKVIETINFYLKGMSWEDAACWMDDVHNDAKYEEMKTWHYVNIEKDKTYVQTKENNIINKLEYCLRMLEYRIYQPEDVVHETLKVLFHLVGDIHQPLHCGYSDDRGGNEVRLYLIQKETNLHKVWDREIIDNKNIDIWRCAKVLVGMNLSLKKKTEIEKIDILGWANESRILLPSLYITNGNKIDQHYLEVNTPIVESQLIKAGLRLAAILNRYFK from the coding sequence ATGAAGAAAGGTTTCTTTATTCTAACATTTTTTTTACTGTTCTCACATTTATCTTATTCCTGGAATCATCAAGGACATAGGCTAGTTGCGTTGATAGCAAGAAGTCAATTAGATGACAAGGTTATTGAAACAATAAATTTTTATTTAAAAGGGATGTCTTGGGAAGATGCCGCCTGCTGGATGGACGATGTTCATAACGATGCAAAGTATGAAGAAATGAAAACCTGGCACTACGTAAATATTGAAAAAGATAAAACTTATGTGCAAACCAAAGAAAACAATATTATAAATAAATTGGAATACTGCTTGAGGATGTTAGAATACCGCATTTACCAGCCAGAAGATGTTGTTCATGAAACATTAAAAGTACTCTTTCATTTAGTTGGAGACATTCATCAACCGTTACATTGTGGTTACAGTGATGACAGAGGAGGTAATGAAGTTCGACTTTATCTTATTCAAAAAGAAACGAATCTCCATAAAGTATGGGATCGAGAAATTATTGATAACAAAAACATTGACATTTGGCGTTGCGCAAAAGTTTTGGTTGGCATGAATCTATCTCTTAAAAAGAAAACGGAAATAGAAAAAATTGATATCTTAGGTTGGGCTAATGAGTCCAGAATTTTATTACCCTCATTGTATATTACCAATGGAAATAAAATAGATCAACATTATCTCGAAGTCAATACGCCAATTGTTGAATCGCAACTTATTAAAGCGGGACTGCGATTAGCAGCGATTTTAAATAGATATTTCAAATAG
- a CDS encoding cytochrome-c peroxidase, with protein MKKSGIIISASVLATVFAVNFTACKKENQQSNTPGILIQEPNLKAEDNKYLEKHGVNNDLAVLGRVLFYDKNLSVNNQVSCGSCHKQEFAFADNVKVNKGFNGIDLKRNSPSIQGLRGFGNDNSTDFNSNTGGFNPPTETSMPTKDNQTDLLLFWDGRQNSLADMVLNPVLNHNEMNIPDFETLINKINSISYYPELFNKAFGSSEVTKEKIAYALQGFIACLNTDKDTGKNTNFNSEPFEDNFSPVLITSTLTGIEEEGRKLFHNKYNCAKCHDSNPQDPGEYGAVTSPSQMFNIGLDEVYTDKGLGALTKKQGDQGLFKVPTLKNISVTGPYMHDGRFNNLGEVIDHYSHNIKPNNNLSPLFRNFDGTPKKLNILPAEKSALIAFLNTLKDEDFLTSPMYSDPFKK; from the coding sequence ATGAAAAAATCTGGAATTATAATTAGTGCTTCTGTTTTAGCGACAGTGTTCGCTGTTAATTTCACAGCATGTAAAAAAGAAAACCAGCAGTCTAACACACCTGGTATTTTGATTCAAGAGCCTAACTTGAAAGCTGAAGATAATAAATATTTAGAAAAGCATGGCGTAAACAATGATTTAGCTGTGCTTGGAAGGGTATTGTTTTACGATAAAAATTTGTCTGTAAACAATCAGGTGTCTTGCGGTAGCTGCCACAAACAAGAGTTTGCCTTCGCTGATAATGTAAAAGTGAATAAAGGCTTTAATGGAATTGATTTAAAAAGAAATTCGCCTTCTATTCAAGGATTGAGGGGATTTGGTAACGATAATAGTACAGATTTTAATTCGAATACTGGTGGTTTCAACCCTCCAACTGAAACGTCAATGCCTACAAAAGATAATCAAACCGATCTTCTGCTGTTTTGGGATGGTAGACAAAATAGTCTTGCTGATATGGTTTTGAATCCTGTTTTGAATCATAATGAGATGAATATCCCTGATTTTGAAACACTGATTAATAAAATAAACAGTATTTCGTATTACCCAGAATTGTTTAATAAGGCTTTTGGTTCAAGTGAGGTAACGAAAGAAAAAATTGCCTATGCTTTGCAAGGTTTTATTGCTTGTTTAAATACTGATAAGGACACAGGAAAGAATACTAACTTTAACAGCGAGCCCTTCGAGGACAATTTTTCTCCTGTGCTTATCACAAGCACACTTACTGGAATTGAAGAGGAAGGAAGAAAATTATTCCATAATAAGTATAACTGTGCTAAATGCCATGACTCTAATCCCCAAGATCCAGGAGAATATGGCGCTGTTACTTCACCTTCGCAAATGTTTAATATTGGACTTGATGAAGTATATACAGATAAGGGTTTGGGGGCACTTACAAAAAAACAAGGTGACCAAGGACTATTTAAAGTACCAACATTAAAGAACATTTCGGTTACAGGACCTTATATGCATGATGGTAGATTTAACAATTTGGGAGAAGTAATTGATCATTACAGCCATAATATAAAACCAAATAATAATTTAAGCCCTTTGTTTAGAAATTTTGATGGTACACCTAAGAAATTAAACATTTTGCCGGCCGAGAAATCTGCACTTATTGCATTTTTGAATACCTTGAAGGATGAAGATTTTTTAACGTCTCCTATGTATTCTGATCCTTTCAAAAAATAA
- a CDS encoding sensor histidine kinase, whose amino-acid sequence MLDEKHIIHQEGHIAKAVFQGGMIVLIAHIQVYIHNVYLYKKYFSINTLKYITGIIFLFISYFLINYFTPFRFVRSEEPVTMGISIFLVYLVGLGFYYAHKNILERNLLFKSEIIERDEEIRHLKAQLNPHFLFNALNNLYGTALTDPKETPDKILELSDLLRYQIESSKKEHVTLDDEIQFIRKYLSYEQNRNPKLKIDFETDEWINRVSISPMLFMPFIENAIKYSAHTDKPFCFLSIKTDKKTLFFKMRNNFTLERRKFSGTNTGILNTKKRLELTYKNKHQLVIEDKNEIYTVELTIKL is encoded by the coding sequence TTGCTTGACGAAAAGCACATCATTCATCAAGAAGGTCACATCGCGAAAGCCGTTTTTCAAGGAGGGATGATTGTTTTGATTGCTCATATTCAAGTTTATATTCATAATGTTTATTTATATAAAAAGTATTTTAGTATTAACACCCTCAAATACATTACGGGTATAATTTTTTTATTTATTAGTTATTTTCTTATCAATTACTTTACTCCTTTTCGTTTTGTTAGAAGTGAAGAACCTGTAACCATGGGTATTTCTATATTCCTGGTTTATCTTGTTGGTCTTGGTTTTTATTATGCTCACAAAAATATTTTGGAGCGTAACCTTTTATTTAAGAGTGAAATTATTGAACGAGACGAAGAAATTCGGCATTTAAAGGCGCAACTAAATCCTCATTTTTTATTTAACGCGCTTAATAATTTGTACGGAACAGCCTTAACAGATCCCAAAGAAACACCTGACAAAATTCTTGAATTGTCGGACTTATTACGCTATCAGATTGAGTCCTCAAAGAAAGAACACGTTACCCTTGACGACGAAATTCAATTTATACGTAAATATTTAAGCTACGAACAGAATCGTAATCCAAAATTAAAAATTGATTTTGAAACAGATGAATGGATAAACAGAGTCTCCATTTCTCCTATGCTTTTTATGCCTTTTATTGAAAATGCTATTAAATATAGTGCTCACACAGATAAACCATTTTGTTTTCTATCCATTAAAACGGATAAAAAAACCTTGTTTTTCAAAATGAGAAATAACTTTACGCTTGAACGCAGAAAATTTTCAGGAACAAACACGGGTATTTTAAACACTAAAAAACGTCTAGAATTGACTTATAAAAACAAACACCAATTAGTAATAGAAGATAAAAATGAAATTTACACAGTAGAACTAACTATTAAATTATAA
- a CDS encoding LytR/AlgR family response regulator transcription factor encodes MKLKCLIVDDEAPAHKVLQAHIAKTDILEIVGDVYNGKEALDFLSKTKVDLIFLDIEMPKLTGLELLQCLPYHVSVILTTAYSNFGFEAYQNDVVDYLLKPISFPRFLKAINKVTNLRLPTKKEEPKFPDIELKHEGVLKTINTKSIIYIEAVGNYIKINLINEKPLLVTQTMKYISSLLPQDYFTRIHKSFIVKREAIAEIKKTEITLINKVTLPVGRKYSVLLE; translated from the coding sequence ATGAAACTAAAATGCTTGATAGTTGACGATGAAGCTCCCGCGCACAAAGTACTGCAGGCACATATTGCCAAAACAGATATATTAGAAATAGTGGGCGATGTTTATAATGGTAAAGAGGCGCTTGATTTTTTAAGCAAAACAAAAGTAGACCTCATTTTTTTGGACATTGAGATGCCCAAGCTCACAGGACTGGAACTATTGCAGTGTTTACCCTATCACGTCTCAGTAATATTAACAACAGCTTATAGTAATTTTGGATTTGAAGCTTATCAAAATGATGTTGTAGATTATCTTTTAAAACCCATTTCCTTTCCACGCTTTTTAAAAGCAATCAATAAAGTAACAAACCTAAGACTACCTACAAAAAAAGAAGAACCTAAATTTCCAGATATTGAATTGAAACACGAAGGCGTTTTAAAAACTATAAACACGAAAAGTATTATATACATTGAGGCAGTAGGAAACTACATCAAAATAAATTTGATTAATGAAAAACCACTGTTGGTAACTCAAACAATGAAATATATAAGTTCTTTATTACCACAGGATTACTTCACGCGAATTCATAAATCATTTATCGTTAAACGCGAAGCTATCGCTGAGATAAAGAAAACTGAAATTACATTAATAAATAAAGTTACACTTCCTGTTGGAAGAAAATACTCTGTGCTTTTGGAATAG
- a CDS encoding fatty acid desaturase family protein produces the protein MSKTALRFNNGSNRTFQNELRKRVDAYFKENKISKHGNIHLYLKTVVMFAAYLVPYFLITFHVFESKSIWLLLSVLMGLGMAGIGMGIMHDANHGSYSKNDRFNKFLGFFSISLLSGNSLNWRIQHNIIHHTYTNVHDHDEDIAPVGMLRFDPHSEKKKIHKFQFLYAWFFYGLMTLMWSTVKDFRQLKRYNKGGYLKTANTTFAKELAVIIVSKVLYFAYMLIPYFVIQELSFLNWLTGYLVMHYVAGLTLAMVFQVAHVTEENEFPLPNEEGELENNFIEHQLRTTMNFSMDSKIVSYFVGGLNFQVEHHLFPGISHVHYPKIAKIVATTAQEFNIPYNYEKTFAGALFEHTKMLYKLGK, from the coding sequence ATGAGCAAAACTGCACTTAGATTTAATAACGGATCTAACAGAACATTTCAAAACGAACTCAGAAAAAGAGTTGACGCTTACTTTAAAGAAAATAAAATCAGTAAACACGGTAACATCCATCTTTACTTAAAAACGGTTGTGATGTTTGCGGCTTATTTGGTCCCTTATTTTTTAATTACATTTCACGTTTTTGAGAGTAAATCAATTTGGTTGCTTTTATCTGTTTTGATGGGTTTAGGAATGGCTGGAATTGGCATGGGAATTATGCACGATGCTAACCATGGTAGCTATAGTAAGAACGATCGTTTCAATAAATTTCTTGGTTTTTTCTCGATTAGCTTATTATCTGGTAATTCGCTTAATTGGAGAATTCAACATAATATAATTCATCACACTTATACAAATGTTCACGATCATGATGAAGACATTGCACCAGTTGGCATGTTGCGTTTTGATCCACATTCAGAAAAAAAGAAAATTCACAAATTTCAATTTTTGTATGCTTGGTTTTTTTATGGTCTAATGACTTTAATGTGGAGCACTGTTAAAGATTTTAGACAGTTAAAACGCTACAATAAAGGTGGTTATTTAAAAACCGCAAATACCACTTTTGCAAAGGAGCTAGCTGTAATTATTGTTTCAAAAGTCTTGTATTTCGCATACATGTTGATTCCTTATTTTGTGATTCAGGAATTATCATTTTTAAATTGGTTAACTGGTTACCTTGTAATGCACTATGTAGCTGGATTAACTCTGGCAATGGTTTTTCAAGTTGCCCATGTTACCGAAGAAAATGAATTTCCACTTCCAAATGAAGAAGGGGAGTTAGAGAATAATTTTATTGAACATCAATTGCGCACAACCATGAACTTTTCAATGGATAGTAAAATTGTTTCCTATTTTGTTGGAGGTCTCAATTTTCAGGTAGAACACCACTTGTTCCCGGGAATTTCGCATGTACACTATCCAAAAATTGCAAAAATTGTAGCCACTACAGCTCAGGAATTTAATATACCTTACAATTACGAAAAAACATTTGCAGGTGCCCTTTTTGAGCACACAAAAATGTTGTACAAGCTGGGTAAATAA
- a CDS encoding DUF7793 family protein yields MGHKYSLEKVEIFKLEGIIIENIVKEGAELQTDDVRKIKEINLSLCDNKNYALLIDAKKESTITDDARALLASKELAHLNIAKAIIIHTNKQKILGNIYLTVNKPHVKTRLFTDRQKALEWLRNKISAFEAKELLSNRKKNK; encoded by the coding sequence ATGGGACATAAGTACAGTCTAGAAAAGGTAGAGATTTTTAAGCTCGAGGGCATAATTATTGAAAATATTGTGAAAGAGGGTGCGGAGCTACAAACGGATGACGTGAGAAAAATCAAAGAAATTAACCTCAGTTTATGCGATAACAAAAACTACGCCCTACTCATCGACGCTAAAAAAGAAAGTACAATTACTGACGATGCGCGTGCCTTGCTAGCTTCTAAAGAATTGGCGCATTTAAATATTGCTAAGGCAATAATTATTCATACAAATAAACAAAAGATACTCGGGAATATTTACCTCACTGTAAATAAGCCCCATGTAAAAACGCGTTTATTCACCGATCGCCAAAAAGCTCTTGAATGGCTGCGTAATAAAATTTCAGCGTTCGAAGCTAAAGAACTTCTTTCAAATCGAAAAAAAAACAAGTAG